The following coding sequences lie in one Apium graveolens cultivar Ventura chromosome 1, ASM990537v1, whole genome shotgun sequence genomic window:
- the LOC141718656 gene encoding secreted RxLR effector protein 161-like: MDPKESMSKDENGKPVNSTLFKSIVGGLRYLVNTRPDIAFSVGMVSRFMEKPTTMHMNAAKRILRYIKGTIDFGLVYTKEGGNNILTGYSDSDMGGFVVDRRSTGGMVFYLNESLVTWVSQKQRCIALSSCEAEFMAATAAACQAIWLRNLLKQITGDFVSPVVIYIDNKSAIDLAKNSVFHGRSKHIDIRYHFIRECIERGEIIVKHVSTEFQRADVLTKSLTTVKFERMRKLLGVKELSKQA; encoded by the coding sequence ATGGATCCCAAGGAATCAATGTCAAAGGATGAGAACGGTAAGCCTGTGAATTCTACTCTGTTCAAAAGTATAGTAGGTGGGTTACGTTACCTTGTAAATACGAGGCCAGATATTGCTTTTTCGGTTGGGATGGTGAGTAGGTTTATGGAAAAGCCCACCACGATGCACATGAATGCAGCAAAGAGAATTCTGCGCTACATAAAGGGTACAATTGATTTTGGCCTGGTATACACAAAGGAAGGTGGAAACAATATTCTCACTGGTTATTCTGACAGCGATATGGGTGGTTTTGTTGTTGACAGAAGAAGTACTGGAGGCATGGTATTCTACCTGAATGAAAGTTTAGTGACCTGggtatctcaaaaacaacggtgCATTGCTCTCTCATCCTGCGAGGCGGAGTTCATGGCAGCAACAGCGGCTGCGTGCCAAGCTATTTGGTTACGGAACCTGTTGAAACAAATAACTGGAGATTTTGTTAGTCCTGTGGTTATATACATAGACAACAAATCCGCGATCGATTTGGCCAAAAATTCAGTGTTTCATGGCCGTAGCAAACACATAGATATCCGCTATCATTTTATCCGTGAATGCATTGAAAGGGGTGAGATAATTGTCAAGCATGTCAGCACGGAGTTTCAGCGAGCAGATGTGTTAACGAAGAGCCTCACTACTGTTAAATTTGAGAGAATGCGGAAACTACTGGGAGTGAAGGAGTTAAGCAAACAAGCTTAA